One Psychrilyobacter piezotolerans DNA segment encodes these proteins:
- a CDS encoding phage major tail tube protein, whose translation MNGFPISLQGFSLYINALKEVGTVDLDLPNIQFMTDTVIGSGIGGEIEVPIAGLTKSMTMKIKKRSVNKQFTTLIAPIMHQLAFRGNLQMVDPGSPIGRMRNRKIRIMAKVTPKNKNLGKAETAKAMDTEAEFEVFSIRVFIDEIENLHIDKLNNKFVVDGINYLDEDDFL comes from the coding sequence ATGAATGGATTTCCAATATCCCTACAGGGATTTAGTTTATATATAAACGCATTAAAAGAAGTAGGAACAGTAGATTTAGATCTTCCTAATATCCAATTTATGACCGATACAGTTATAGGGTCAGGAATAGGAGGAGAGATAGAAGTACCTATTGCAGGATTAACTAAATCTATGACAATGAAGATAAAGAAAAGATCTGTAAATAAGCAATTTACAACATTGATTGCGCCTATCATGCATCAGCTAGCCTTTAGAGGAAACTTACAAATGGTTGACCCAGGAAGCCCAATAGGTAGAATGAGAAATAGGAAAATTAGAATAATGGCTAAGGTAACACCTAAAAATAAAAACTTAGGGAAGGCAGAAACAGCCAAAGCTATGGATACAGAGGCAGAATTTGAAGTTTTCAGTATAAGAGTATTTATCGATGAGATAGAAAATCTTCATATTGATAAACTTAATAATAAATTTGTAGTCGATGGGATTAATTATCTAGATGAAGATGATTTTTTATAA
- a CDS encoding phage tail protein I: MIKIDDISLLKLLPNFLQEDKEIQFLTQVIQEEMDLINTREKNLFLYGNFSSLNEPILDELAYQWKVEGYDQTLSKDIKADLVETAYIVRKTKGTRYAVETTIKDIHGDFELLEWYQYGGDPYHFKVVGETAPTGEKLEKLYKSINTTKNERSSLDGIIVSSQWEGINYHSTLYHSSIFEEIPLDPNVASDFEEYLGGING; this comes from the coding sequence ATGATTAAAATAGATGATATTTCTCTTTTAAAACTTCTCCCTAATTTCCTTCAGGAAGATAAAGAAATACAATTCTTAACCCAAGTTATCCAGGAAGAGATGGACCTAATTAATACCAGGGAAAAAAATCTTTTTCTTTATGGGAATTTTAGCAGCTTAAATGAGCCTATTCTGGACGAATTAGCTTATCAATGGAAAGTTGAAGGGTATGACCAGACTTTATCTAAAGACATTAAAGCCGATTTAGTAGAAACAGCATATATTGTTAGGAAAACTAAAGGGACAAGATATGCAGTCGAAACAACAATTAAAGATATTCATGGGGATTTTGAGTTACTAGAGTGGTATCAATATGGTGGAGATCCATACCATTTTAAAGTTGTAGGAGAAACTGCCCCAACAGGCGAAAAATTAGAAAAATTATATAAATCAATTAATACAACAAAAAATGAGAGAAGTTCTTTAGATGGAATAATAGTCAGCAGCCAGTGGGAAGGTATAAACTACCATTCTACACTATATCATTCATCTATTTTTGAGGAGATCCCGCTTGACCCCAATGTAGCTTCAGATTTTGAAGAATATTTAGGAGGAATAAATGGCTAA
- a CDS encoding phage late control D family protein, translating to MKSRRSYINIIYEGKDITGELSPYLKGLSYTDNLDKGDSVTLSLTGDKWIKEWAILKGDKLKVEIGVINWRNEGDNRVLKCGTFTIDDLSFSGTPDTMNISGTSIDITKNLKGVKKDNTWENVSLKEIAQEISKTYSMDLFYDCTEEFTFDKVDQMKESDSSLLARISKEQGMAIKITMDKIIIFDEKTYEDKETVITFNKSNLMRYDLQCDDLEVYDGCELTFYDPILGEYLKGKYEAPASEFYKVKTGKILYQNIDTGVTGTTKEEKEKFLNERAKKILRNMNKNETKIKISHMGDPEYLAGITTKILGFGRYDGVYLITSVTHDINKGYNCSLDMRRRLDF from the coding sequence ATGAAGTCCAGGAGAAGCTATATAAATATAATCTATGAAGGGAAAGATATTACAGGGGAGCTATCCCCATATCTAAAAGGTTTATCATATACAGATAATTTAGATAAAGGTGATAGTGTAACTCTGAGTCTCACAGGAGATAAATGGATAAAAGAATGGGCCATCTTAAAGGGAGATAAACTAAAAGTCGAGATAGGAGTAATTAACTGGAGGAATGAAGGGGATAATAGAGTCTTGAAATGCGGGACTTTTACCATAGATGATCTATCTTTTTCAGGCACACCAGACACCATGAATATCTCAGGGACATCTATAGACATAACCAAAAATCTTAAAGGAGTGAAAAAAGATAATACCTGGGAGAATGTATCTCTAAAAGAGATTGCACAGGAAATATCTAAAACTTATTCTATGGATCTGTTCTATGACTGTACTGAAGAATTCACTTTTGATAAAGTAGATCAGATGAAAGAATCAGATTCAAGTCTACTGGCTAGAATATCAAAAGAGCAGGGAATGGCTATAAAGATAACTATGGATAAAATCATTATCTTTGATGAAAAGACATATGAAGATAAAGAAACAGTAATTACATTTAATAAATCTAATCTTATGAGATATGACCTTCAATGCGATGACTTAGAGGTCTATGACGGGTGTGAGCTAACATTCTATGACCCTATCTTAGGTGAATACTTAAAAGGCAAATATGAGGCTCCTGCAAGTGAATTCTATAAAGTGAAAACAGGTAAGATCCTCTATCAAAATATTGATACTGGAGTAACGGGAACCACAAAGGAAGAGAAAGAAAAGTTTTTAAATGAACGAGCAAAAAAAATACTTAGAAATATGAATAAAAATGAAACCAAAATTAAAATATCTCATATGGGAGATCCGGAATATTTAGCTGGTATAACAACTAAAATTTTAGGGTTTGGAAGGTACGATGGAGTCTATCTAATTACTTCAGTTACCCATGATATTAATAAGGGGTATAACTGCAGTTTAGATATGAGGAGGAGGTTGGACTTTTAA
- a CDS encoding phage tail sheath family protein: MINHGVSTSESTTSIASIIKSGNTAVIIGTAPVNMAKNPKVNTPVLCYTEKEALEAFGYLDDWGNYTLCEAISVFFRLFKVGPVVFINVLDPAIHKKDVIGTSVTITKKIGKISQTGILQENFVLKDSGDVVVAAEKYITTFDDNGNLEIVFIDEALADGDYKATYSQLDPSLVDSDDIIGGIDGATLKSEGFALIEQIFPKFNRVPNIGLAPGWTHDSKVMTALVSSMKKINEVFRGVALTDIDTETIDNYSKVTAWKNDNSYIHENQYNFWPMGSIGEDIYHLSTLAAASIYSVDDKNGGIPYESPSNKPLNITGICLKNKTEVDLTLAQANYLNDNGVATAINFNNGWRLWGNRTACYPSNRDIKDNTISVKRMFIWDNNNFTLTYWLDVDKPANNKLMDKIVDSYNDYYNGLVTQGAILGGRIEFNGHDNPVGSLIDGKYNFKRYMTPVGVAECIMSDLEYDIDYLKNLFGGGN, translated from the coding sequence ATGATAAATCATGGAGTTTCAACAAGTGAAAGCACTACTTCCATAGCTAGTATTATTAAAAGTGGTAATACTGCAGTAATAATAGGAACCGCACCAGTTAATATGGCAAAAAATCCAAAAGTTAATACACCTGTTCTTTGTTATACAGAAAAGGAAGCATTGGAAGCATTTGGGTATTTAGACGATTGGGGAAATTATACCCTTTGTGAGGCTATTAGTGTCTTTTTTAGGCTGTTTAAAGTAGGACCTGTAGTTTTCATAAATGTATTGGATCCTGCAATACACAAGAAAGATGTGATAGGCACATCAGTAACAATAACAAAAAAAATAGGTAAAATAAGTCAAACTGGAATATTACAAGAAAATTTTGTTTTAAAAGATAGTGGAGATGTAGTAGTCGCAGCTGAAAAATATATTACTACATTTGATGATAATGGAAACTTAGAAATAGTATTCATCGATGAAGCATTAGCGGATGGGGATTATAAGGCGACATACAGCCAATTAGATCCTAGTTTAGTTGATAGTGATGACATTATAGGCGGAATAGATGGCGCTACCCTTAAAAGCGAGGGATTTGCTCTAATAGAACAAATTTTTCCTAAGTTTAACAGGGTTCCAAATATTGGATTGGCTCCAGGATGGACCCATGATAGTAAAGTAATGACTGCATTAGTATCTTCTATGAAGAAAATAAATGAAGTATTTCGAGGGGTAGCATTAACCGATATAGATACAGAAACTATAGATAATTATAGCAAGGTAACAGCCTGGAAAAATGATAATAGCTATATTCATGAAAATCAATACAACTTCTGGCCAATGGGATCCATAGGAGAGGATATTTATCATTTATCCACCTTAGCAGCAGCCTCTATCTATTCAGTAGATGATAAGAATGGCGGGATCCCATATGAATCTCCATCGAATAAGCCGCTAAACATTACAGGGATCTGTTTAAAAAATAAAACAGAGGTAGATCTTACCTTAGCCCAGGCTAATTATTTAAATGATAATGGGGTGGCTACAGCTATTAATTTTAATAATGGCTGGAGATTATGGGGGAATAGAACAGCGTGTTATCCATCGAATAGAGATATTAAAGATAATACTATCTCAGTAAAAAGGATGTTTATCTGGGATAACAACAACTTCACACTAACTTATTGGCTGGATGTGGACAAACCCGCTAACAATAAGCTCATGGATAAGATAGTAGACAGCTATAACGACTACTACAATGGATTAGTGACTCAAGGAGCTATACTTGGCGGAAGGATAGAGTTTAATGGACATGATAACCCAGTAGGCAGCTTAATAGATGGAAAATATAACTTTAAAAGATATATGACACCAGTAGGAGTAGCTGAATGTATTATGTCAGATCTAGAATACGATATAGATTATCTAAAGAACCTATTTGGAGGTGGTAACTAA
- a CDS encoding tail protein X: MTKETDIYGTIQGDTWDGISFKVYGEDKFSKQLMRANPRYTNIVIFSGEIELICPDISNTQNLTLPPWR; encoded by the coding sequence TTGACTAAAGAAACAGATATATATGGGACCATCCAAGGAGATACATGGGATGGGATTAGTTTTAAAGTCTATGGGGAAGATAAATTTTCCAAACAGCTAATGAGGGCAAATCCTAGATATACGAACATAGTTATTTTTAGTGGTGAGATAGAACTGATCTGCCCTGATATATCTAATACTCAAAACTTAACCCTCCCTCCTTGGAGGTAA
- a CDS encoding phage baseplate assembly protein V, with protein MEFRFLRTGKVSSINHKATTARVEFDDAPGIISKPLKVLMDHTNTEKNYSMPSIGENAVCIFLPHAPSVGFILGSYSSEKNLPKDTGKMKYIIFPDGTKIKYNFETHLLEINCVGDIDIKGANNVNISSKNIVMTTDNLTINAKATSIAGASLDINAVTTAKNITAEEVGVTKLSTPKGDVDKHKHKDAESRETTAPV; from the coding sequence ATGGAGTTTAGGTTTTTAAGGACTGGAAAGGTATCATCTATAAATCATAAGGCAACTACAGCAAGGGTAGAATTTGATGATGCTCCTGGAATCATATCTAAACCTTTAAAAGTTTTAATGGATCATACGAATACAGAAAAAAATTATTCAATGCCTAGTATAGGAGAAAATGCCGTATGCATCTTCCTTCCCCATGCACCAAGTGTAGGATTTATCTTAGGGAGTTATTCCAGCGAAAAGAATCTTCCTAAAGATACCGGTAAGATGAAATATATTATCTTTCCAGATGGGACTAAGATTAAATATAACTTTGAAACACATCTATTAGAGATAAATTGTGTAGGAGATATAGATATAAAGGGAGCTAATAACGTAAATATATCTTCTAAAAATATAGTGATGACAACCGATAACCTAACTATCAATGCTAAGGCTACTTCTATTGCAGGTGCTTCATTAGATATAAATGCTGTAACAACCGCTAAAAATATCACAGCTGAAGAAGTAGGAGTAACTAAATTAAGCACTCCTAAGGGAGATGTGGATAAGCACAAACATAAGGATGCTGAGAGCAGAGAAACTACAGCCCCAGTATAA
- a CDS encoding phage tail tape measure protein, translating to MSNRDFIMKIGGYVDPSLTKSFNQSSQEVKKLSGQMKKMKDTNFSKSAKEIEKLSHEMRTLKTTSREISKLEEKSKKLENQFKQSRNSYSEQQRSLFEMTQKTKDLKKALERTSKPTKKMVNEFKKAKLAEDKLRDSTDKERKSLTDMMRKMKSVKQESNKYGASQEDLAKQISQVSKRQHTLAKSNEMTKRYKEQIRLSKEMKKALYQENQERFKQFRDNNKEKGKSSLYKGTGQAVAMGIGVKFAVDDESAFADVKKQLTLTDEGEIQKFRQELLKTTETIPLMNNEIYEIAAAAGRAGIAQEELTKFTFDTAKVAVAFGVDAEEAGSNLATWRTSLNMSQKEVMGLADQINVLGDNINVTPKQVGDIVTAMGPLGKIANVTAAQTATLGASLIDFGVKDASTASTALRKLYSTMSSGNAASSTKKSAFQALGFDPVQISEDMQKDSMGTIQKVMGAFKNLSESEKLSVGTQLFGEEAVGALLPLSQHLDKISNNLKMVNDKQKVANSVGKEFANVNKTTAAQLKISQRAILNLSLGFANTMLPAIQSATKGVTSFTNGMNSLTADHPQMTKAISYGAATLVGLRLASGGARLGLEQVFKMKDDYKTFMAAGKKIKEWKQWGPMLSKIKIIGGSTFKMLGKGAMAFGRLALANPWIIAIAAIAAGAYLVYKNWDKVKEGFSVVKAKITELWDKFKESPIGKIFEYTPLGSWIKGIKSLYGYWKKFKGKKENENPLKTPGLNKSRIKTYVPAYAKGGIMTTPHLAIVGDAPETIVPHDGSQQSKNLWYHAGAKLGMFAGKGIPALASNVKEKLSKTNIKNKFEVNVDYNPIIQGSITNINEMLKSSSEDLVKLIEETLEKIISKNMKLERRVSLD from the coding sequence GTGAGTAATAGAGATTTTATAATGAAGATAGGGGGGTATGTAGATCCTTCTTTAACTAAGAGTTTTAATCAAAGTTCTCAGGAAGTAAAAAAACTTAGTGGCCAAATGAAAAAAATGAAAGATACAAATTTTAGTAAGAGTGCTAAAGAGATAGAGAAACTAAGTCATGAAATGAGAACTCTTAAAACTACAAGTAGAGAGATTTCAAAATTAGAAGAAAAAAGTAAAAAATTAGAAAATCAATTTAAACAAAGTAGAAACAGCTATTCAGAACAGCAAAGATCACTATTTGAAATGACTCAAAAAACAAAAGATTTAAAAAAGGCTCTTGAACGAACCTCCAAACCAACTAAGAAAATGGTAAACGAATTTAAAAAAGCTAAGTTAGCTGAAGATAAATTGAGAGATAGTACCGATAAAGAAAGAAAATCATTAACTGATATGATGCGAAAAATGAAGTCAGTTAAACAGGAATCAAATAAATATGGGGCTAGTCAAGAAGATCTAGCCAAACAGATAAGTCAAGTTTCCAAGAGGCAACACACCCTGGCTAAAAGTAATGAGATGACCAAAAGATATAAGGAACAGATCAGATTATCTAAAGAGATGAAAAAGGCACTATACCAGGAGAATCAGGAACGATTTAAACAGTTCCGAGATAATAATAAAGAAAAGGGGAAGAGCTCCCTATATAAGGGGACTGGTCAAGCAGTAGCTATGGGAATTGGAGTAAAGTTTGCAGTAGATGATGAATCAGCCTTCGCGGATGTAAAAAAACAACTAACTTTGACTGATGAGGGTGAGATACAAAAATTCAGACAAGAATTATTAAAAACTACTGAAACAATTCCATTAATGAATAATGAAATCTATGAAATTGCTGCTGCTGCTGGTAGAGCAGGAATTGCCCAAGAAGAATTGACTAAATTTACATTTGATACCGCAAAAGTGGCTGTAGCCTTCGGTGTAGACGCAGAGGAGGCAGGATCTAATCTTGCTACATGGAGAACATCTTTAAATATGTCTCAAAAAGAAGTTATGGGATTAGCTGATCAGATAAATGTATTAGGGGATAATATCAACGTTACTCCTAAACAAGTTGGAGATATAGTTACTGCCATGGGACCACTTGGAAAAATAGCAAATGTCACAGCAGCTCAAACAGCTACATTAGGGGCTAGTTTAATTGATTTTGGTGTAAAAGATGCCAGTACTGCCAGTACTGCTCTGAGGAAATTATATTCTACTATGTCCAGTGGAAATGCTGCTAGTAGTACAAAAAAATCAGCATTTCAGGCATTGGGGTTTGATCCTGTACAAATATCAGAAGATATGCAAAAAGATTCTATGGGAACTATACAAAAAGTAATGGGAGCCTTTAAAAATTTGAGTGAAAGTGAAAAACTATCGGTTGGAACTCAGTTATTTGGAGAAGAAGCAGTAGGGGCATTATTACCACTCTCTCAACATCTAGACAAAATCTCAAATAATCTAAAAATGGTAAACGATAAGCAAAAAGTAGCAAATAGTGTCGGAAAAGAATTTGCTAATGTTAATAAAACTACAGCAGCACAATTAAAAATATCACAGAGAGCAATATTAAATTTATCATTAGGGTTCGCCAATACGATGTTACCTGCCATTCAATCAGCAACTAAAGGAGTGACTTCATTTACAAATGGAATGAATTCCCTTACGGCAGATCATCCACAGATGACTAAGGCTATTTCCTATGGGGCAGCAACATTAGTTGGATTAAGACTAGCTTCAGGTGGAGCTAGACTAGGATTAGAACAAGTATTTAAAATGAAAGATGACTATAAGACCTTTATGGCAGCAGGGAAAAAAATCAAAGAATGGAAACAATGGGGACCCATGTTAAGCAAAATAAAAATAATCGGTGGTTCAACCTTTAAAATGTTAGGTAAAGGTGCTATGGCATTTGGAAGATTAGCCTTAGCTAATCCATGGATAATAGCAATCGCGGCTATAGCTGCAGGAGCATATTTAGTCTACAAAAATTGGGATAAGGTAAAAGAAGGGTTTAGCGTAGTTAAAGCTAAAATAACTGAATTATGGGATAAATTTAAAGAAAGCCCAATAGGTAAAATATTTGAATATACTCCTTTAGGATCATGGATTAAAGGAATCAAAAGCCTTTATGGTTACTGGAAAAAATTTAAAGGTAAAAAAGAAAATGAAAACCCTTTAAAAACTCCTGGACTAAACAAATCAAGAATAAAAACGTATGTCCCAGCTTATGCTAAGGGTGGGATAATGACTACTCCTCATTTGGCAATAGTAGGGGATGCACCAGAAACTATTGTTCCCCATGACGGCAGTCAGCAATCAAAAAACCTTTGGTATCATGCAGGAGCTAAATTGGGAATGTTCGCAGGGAAAGGGATTCCGGCATTAGCATCTAATGTTAAAGAAAAATTATCCAAAACAAATATTAAAAATAAGTTTGAAGTTAATGTAGATTACAATCCTATTATCCAGGGAAGCATAACAAATATCAATGAAATGTTAAAAAGCTCAAGCGAGGATCTCGTTAAATTAATAGAAGAAACACTTGAAAAAATAATAAGTAAAAACATGAAATTAGAGAGGAGGGTAAGTCTTGACTAA
- a CDS encoding prohibitin family protein — MIINGRKFSAVIVIVVIGILMTFKSCHRISAGYVGVVYSPNGGVQEKVLTQGYNFINPFKNVTEYTVGTEQAYLSADEREGSEDNDSFIVPTSDGKMVNVDLEYSYRYDENKVAQIFTRFKGKSGELIQNTYTRVKIKAYVSEVTSKFSVLDIYGSKRADLNLKAYQHIKEKFAKDGIIIESVNFSRIGLDKATATVIQQRVNTQQELERQKIEKQKAQIEAERNTIQEQGKANVKLIQAKAEAERILTVAKAQSKANDLKKKSLSTELIKYEQTLRWDGQLPQVTSGGTPIIDIRN; from the coding sequence ATGATAATTAATGGAAGAAAATTTAGCGCGGTAATAGTGATAGTAGTTATAGGGATATTAATGACATTTAAATCGTGTCATAGAATATCAGCAGGATATGTAGGAGTTGTATACAGCCCTAATGGAGGAGTACAAGAAAAGGTATTAACCCAAGGATACAACTTTATCAATCCTTTTAAAAATGTAACAGAATATACTGTAGGAACAGAACAAGCATATTTATCTGCAGATGAAAGGGAAGGTTCAGAAGATAATGATTCCTTTATAGTTCCTACTTCAGATGGAAAGATGGTCAATGTAGATTTAGAGTATTCATATAGATATGATGAAAATAAAGTAGCTCAAATATTTACTCGATTTAAAGGTAAAAGCGGAGAACTTATTCAAAATACATATACCAGAGTAAAGATAAAAGCGTATGTTTCCGAAGTAACTTCTAAATTTAGTGTCCTTGATATTTATGGGTCTAAACGGGCAGATCTAAACTTAAAGGCTTATCAGCATATTAAAGAAAAGTTTGCTAAAGATGGAATAATCATTGAATCTGTTAATTTCTCAAGAATAGGATTAGATAAAGCCACTGCTACAGTTATTCAACAAAGAGTAAATACACAACAAGAATTAGAAAGACAAAAGATTGAAAAACAAAAAGCTCAAATTGAAGCTGAAAGAAATACTATCCAGGAACAAGGAAAAGCAAATGTCAAATTAATTCAAGCTAAAGCAGAAGCAGAAAGAATATTAACTGTAGCTAAAGCCCAATCTAAAGCCAATGATCTGAAGAAAAAATCTTTATCTACTGAGTTAATCAAATATGAGCAAACTTTAAGATGGGATGGGCAATTACCGCAAGTTACTTCTGGAGGAACTCCAATAATAGATATTAGAAACTAA
- a CDS encoding phage tail protein, translating to MIGKLGDIPFEVSFDGKNKKILNFTDLKLSGGANYEKHTRKGQKPALEFIDLNTDVVSFKMILRSDFGVDPQELLKKLNGYKNIGETLDFTLGNKPVGSGQYVITSYNAGYEYITNGGKVRKIDVSLTLEEYVEMMYKNRDIIIKPKKETKKKIVHKDFNQGAISR from the coding sequence ATGATAGGAAAATTAGGAGATATACCCTTTGAAGTCTCCTTTGATGGTAAGAATAAAAAAATATTAAATTTTACTGATTTAAAATTAAGTGGTGGAGCTAATTATGAGAAACATACTCGTAAAGGACAGAAACCTGCTCTAGAATTTATAGATCTAAATACCGATGTTGTTTCTTTTAAAATGATTCTTAGGAGTGATTTTGGAGTAGATCCACAGGAGCTTTTAAAAAAATTAAATGGATATAAAAATATTGGTGAAACATTAGATTTTACATTAGGGAATAAGCCTGTAGGAAGCGGTCAATACGTCATTACTTCCTACAATGCAGGATATGAATATATAACCAATGGTGGGAAGGTAAGAAAGATAGATGTTTCCCTTACGTTGGAAGAATATGTAGAGATGATGTACAAAAATAGAGATATAATAATTAAACCTAAAAAAGAGACAAAGAAAAAGATAGTTCATAAGGATTTTAATCAAGGAGCTATATCCAGATAG
- a CDS encoding baseplate assembly protein, with protein MNDLNIHNESSEEILGRMVNKYEELSGVSLGLADERRWLLQTVAYSLFIRNETTNEGLKMNLLRYTKGDYATEMGAFTDTERLGAKKASVLLNFEIEEAKEHLLGVNPVRVTPGNNIYFLTPYFEFKPGETIKEVIAICTKEGIVGNGYLPGEINKIVDPFPFFKSVINMEISQGGAEIESIESLKERIRNAPSKFSTAGPGDGYIYWAKTANQEIIDVNVEMTAPGTVRITPLMKGGVLPTDSVLQDVKAICSADKRRPLTDNLLVNKPTQINYNIDFTYYISNKNIGLVNEIQENVNKAVSEYVTWQKAALKRDITPTELVYLVRNAGAKRVSIVSPVFKKVNSFEVAKEVNVNPKYGGVEDD; from the coding sequence TTGAATGATTTAAATATACATAATGAAAGTTCTGAAGAGATCCTTGGGCGAATGGTGAACAAATATGAGGAATTAAGCGGTGTTTCTTTAGGATTAGCTGATGAAAGGAGATGGCTCCTTCAGACCGTAGCTTACTCTCTTTTTATCAGAAATGAAACTACCAATGAAGGACTTAAGATGAATCTTCTAAGGTATACCAAGGGAGACTATGCCACTGAGATGGGAGCCTTTACCGATACTGAAAGATTAGGAGCTAAGAAAGCAAGTGTACTTTTAAATTTTGAGATAGAAGAAGCAAAAGAACATCTTTTAGGGGTTAATCCGGTAAGGGTTACACCAGGGAATAACATATATTTTCTAACACCGTATTTTGAGTTTAAGCCTGGGGAAACTATTAAAGAAGTTATTGCTATTTGTACAAAAGAAGGAATAGTTGGGAATGGATATCTTCCAGGAGAAATAAATAAAATAGTTGATCCTTTTCCATTTTTTAAATCAGTAATAAATATGGAAATATCCCAGGGAGGAGCTGAGATAGAGTCAATTGAGAGTTTAAAAGAAAGAATTCGGAATGCCCCTAGTAAATTTTCAACTGCAGGTCCGGGAGACGGGTATATCTATTGGGCTAAAACTGCAAACCAAGAGATTATAGATGTAAATGTAGAGATGACTGCACCAGGAACAGTCCGTATAACCCCTCTAATGAAGGGCGGAGTTCTTCCTACTGATAGTGTGCTCCAAGATGTGAAAGCTATCTGCAGTGCAGATAAGAGAAGACCATTAACTGATAATTTACTAGTGAATAAACCAACTCAAATAAACTATAATATAGATTTTACTTACTATATTTCAAATAAGAATATAGGGCTAGTAAATGAGATCCAGGAGAACGTAAATAAGGCAGTGAGTGAATATGTAACATGGCAAAAGGCAGCCCTTAAAAGGGATATAACGCCTACTGAATTAGTATATTTAGTTAGAAACGCAGGTGCTAAAAGGGTTAGCATTGTATCTCCAGTTTTTAAAAAAGTCAATTCTTTTGAAGTAGCTAAAGAAGTAAATGTTAATCCAAAATATGGAGGGGTTGAAGATGATTAA